One genomic region from Gossypium hirsutum isolate 1008001.06 chromosome D13, Gossypium_hirsutum_v2.1, whole genome shotgun sequence encodes:
- the LOC121225662 gene encoding scopoletin glucosyltransferase, which produces MRREIHMFFLPFLAHGHLIPVVDMAKMFASRGVKTTIVTTPVNALLFSNTIARSKESGIHIGVELLNFPAVDVGLPEGCENDDLIPTSQDGNLEMITKFFQASLMLQQPFEKLLQERKPDCLVADTFFHWATDAANKFGIPRLVFHGISYFSLCASECMSLYKPYKKVQSDSQPFVVPNLPGDIKLTRNQVPDYVKQDAETNSTKLLKAIKEAELKSYGVFVNSFYELEATYADYYRNVLGKKSWHVGRVSLCNRKNIDKVERGNKSVIDEQECLEWLESKEPNSVLYICFGSRTNFTSSQLKEIAMALEASELQFIWVVRKQKNNEEEDDWLPEGFEKRMEWKGLIIRGWAPQVLILDHEAVGGFVTHCGWNSTLEGVCAGVPMVTWPAFAEQFYNEKLLTQVLNIGVAVGAQKWVRLVGEFVEREAIEKAVKEMMKGDKAEEMRNRAKALAEAAKKAVEKGGSSYSDLDALIEEISLRSH; this is translated from the coding sequence ATGAGAAGAGAAATTCATATGTTCTTCCTTCCATTCTTGGCTCATGGTCACCTCATCCCAGTAGTGGATATGGCCAAGATGTTTGCGAGTCGAGGAGTGAAGACAACTATAGTTACCACTCCAGTCAACGCTCTTCTCTTCTCCAACACAATCGCGAGAAGCAAGGAATCTGGTATCCACATCGGTGTCGAGCTTCTCAACTTCCCGGCTGTCGACGTTGGGTTGCCTGAAGGGTGTGAAAACGATGACTTGATCCCTACTTCCCAAGACGGAAATTTGGAAATGATTACCAAATTCTTCCAGGCCTCACTCATGCTTCAACAACCCTTTGAAAAGCTGCTACAAGAACGTAAACCAGATTGTTTGGTGGCTGATACGTTCTTCCATTGGGCTACTGATGCTGCAAACAAATTCGGGATTCCCAGGTTGGTTTTTCATGGAATTAGCTACTTTTCATTGTGTGCATCGGAGTGCATGAGTCTATACAAGCCATACAAGAAGGTTCAGTCCGATTCCCAACCTTTTGTGGTGCCTAACCTACCAGGCGATATCAAGTTGACAAGAAACCAAGTGCCGGATTACGTCAAACAAGATGCTGAAACTAATTCTACCAAGCTGTTGAAAGCAATCAAGGAAGCAGAGCTGAAAAGCTACGGCGTATTTGTCAACAGTTTTTACGAGCTGGAGGCAACCTATGCTGACTACTACAGGAATGTATTGGGGAAAAAGTCATGGCATGTCGGCCGAGTTTCGCTCTGCAATAGGAAAAATATAGATAAAGTTGAGAGGGGAAACAAATCAGTCATTGATGAGCAGGAGTGTTTGGAGTGGCTTGAGTCTAAAGAACCCAATTCGGTTCTTTACATATGTTTTGGGAGTAGGACCAACTTTACATCTTCTCAATTAAAGGAGATCGCCATGGCCCTTGAAGCATCGGAGTTGCAGTTCATTTGGGTTGTGAGGAAGCAAAAGAACAATGAAGAAGAGGATGATTGGTTGCCAGAAGGATTTGAGAAGAGAATGGAATGGAAGGGACTTATAATAAGAGGATGGGCACCCCAAGTGTTGATTCTTGATCATGAAGCCGTTGGGGGATTTGTGACTCATTGTGGATGGAATTCAACCTTGGAAGGCGTGTGTGCTGGTGTGCCTATGGTTACTTGGCCGGCATTTGCTGAGCAGTTTTACAATGAAAAGTTGTTGACTCAAGTCTTAAATATTGGAGTAGCTGTGGGTGCTCAGAAATGGGTGAGACTGGTGGGAGAGTTTGTGGAAAGGGAAGCCATTGAGAAGGCAGTGAAGGAGATGATGAAGGGTGACAAGGCAGAAGAAATGAGAAACAGAGCCAAAGCACTGGCTGAAGCAGCAAAGAAAGCTGTTGAAAAAGGAGGGTCTTCTTACTCAGATTTGGATGCTCTGATTGAAGAAATAAGCTTGCGTTCTCATTAA